A genomic segment from Nodularia sphaerocarpa UHCC 0038 encodes:
- the rimM gene encoding ribosome maturation factor RimM (Essential for efficient processing of 16S rRNA) yields the protein METNHEGAKSAKKKQGSREQGAGGKFLNPLPNLDEWLEIGKIVAPQGLSGELRVYPESDFPERFEVPGTRWLWHPGDKEPQPVELLSGRYVEGKNLCIISLAGVKNRNDAEALRDYKLMVPASDRPQLGEDEYHVTDLIGMLVFMQESGEVVGEVVDVIPAGNFLLEVKLHQPDEAVESEISPPKSPKHLLIPFVKAIAPVVNIQSRRIEITPPPGLLELAISH from the coding sequence ATGGAAACGAACCACGAAGGCGCGAAGAGCGCGAAGAAGAAGCAGGGGAGCAGGGAGCAGGGAGCAGGGGGGAAGTTTCTCAACCCACTCCCGAATCTTGATGAATGGTTGGAAATTGGTAAGATTGTCGCTCCTCAAGGTTTGTCTGGGGAGTTGCGGGTTTATCCAGAATCGGATTTTCCTGAACGGTTTGAGGTTCCGGGAACTCGTTGGTTATGGCATCCTGGTGACAAGGAACCTCAACCTGTGGAGTTGTTGTCAGGACGTTATGTGGAAGGGAAAAATCTTTGTATAATTTCTTTGGCTGGGGTGAAAAATCGCAATGATGCTGAGGCGTTGCGCGATTATAAGTTGATGGTTCCCGCAAGCGATCGCCCCCAATTAGGCGAAGATGAATATCATGTCACCGATTTGATCGGGATGTTGGTATTCATGCAGGAATCTGGGGAAGTTGTGGGGGAGGTGGTAGATGTAATTCCTGCTGGTAATTTTTTACTGGAAGTTAAATTGCATCAGCCTGATGAAGCTGTTGAGTCAGAAATATCACCGCCGAAATCACCAAAGCATCTTTTGATACCTTTTGTTAAGGCGATCGCCCCTGTGGTAAACATCCAATCTCGTCGCATTGAAATTACTCCTCCCCCTGGATTGCTAGAACTAGCTATTAGTCATTAG